Proteins from a single region of Juglans microcarpa x Juglans regia isolate MS1-56 chromosome 5S, Jm3101_v1.0, whole genome shotgun sequence:
- the LOC121267810 gene encoding DNA-damage-repair/toleration protein DRT111, chloroplastic produces MLGGLYGDLPPPSSADEEKPSNSNVWSSSAKMAPPTLRKTSSIFAPQTILKSQNKPKVVNSSAAAKSGLSSPAPPPLTSVSVIPDGVAQPALVGVTSTVIEEYDPARPNDYEEYKREKKRKAMEAEVRRELERRRQEEEEERERREKERRDREREERERERDYDDSRLNISGEEAWRRRAAMSGAMPRSPSPPSNGDGFTIGKSETVGLGVGAGGQMTAAQRMMAKMGWKEGQGLGKQEQGITTPLMAKKTDRRAGVIVNASETKQDKKAKSVNINGPPTRVLLLRNMVGPGEVDDELEEEVASECAKYGTVTRVLIFEITEPNFPPNEAVRIFVQFERPEETTKALVDLDGRFFGGRVVRASFYEEERFDKNELAPMPGEIPGFS; encoded by the exons ATGCTAGGTGGGTTGTATGGAGACCTCCCTCCACCGTCTTCCGCGGACGAAGAGAAGCCCAGCAACTCCAACGTGTGGTCGAGCAGTGCCAAGATGGCGCCGCCGACCCTCCGCAAGACCTCTTCGATCTTCGCCCCGCAGACGATTTTAAAGTCCCAGAACAAGCCCAAGGTCGTTAATTCGTCGGCGGCTGCGAAGAGCGGTTTGTCATCGCCTGCGCCGCCGCCTCTGACTTCGGTGTCAGTTATACCGGATGGAGTGGCGCAACCGGCATTGGTTGGCGTGACTTCGACGGTGATAGAGGAGTACGATCCGGCGAGGCCCAATGACTATGAGGAGTAcaagagggagaagaagaggaaggcgATGGAGGCTGAGGTGAGGAGGGAGCTCGAGAGGCGGCGgcaagaggaagaggaagagagggagaggagggagaaggagaggagggacagggagagggaggagagggaaagggagagggaTTATGACGATTCGCGGTTGAACATCTCGGGTGAGGAAGCATGGAGAAGGCGTGCAGCAATGAGTGGAGCAATGCCAAGGTCGCCCTCTCCGCCGAGTAATGGAGACGGATTTACAATTGGGAAGTCGGAGACAGTTGGTTTGGGCGTTGGTGCTGGCGGGCAAATGACTGCGGCGCAGAGGATGATGGCGAAGATGGGGTGGAAGGAGGGGCAAGGTCTTGGAAAACAAGAACAGGGTATTACTACTCCTTTGATGGCCAAGAAGACGGACCGCAGGGCTGGAGTGATTGTAAACGCTAGTGAGACCAAGCAGGATAAGAAGGCGAAGAGCGTCAACATTAATGGCCCCCCCACGCGCGTTTTGCTGCTTAGAAACATG GTGGGACCGGGTGAGGTTGATGATGAGCTAGAGGAGGAGGTAGCATCAGAGTGCGCCAAGTATGGGACGGTAACCCGGGTTCTCATATTTGAGATAACAGAGCCAAATTTTCCACCCAATGAGGCAGTCAGAATCTTTGTTCAGTTCGAGAGACCAGAAGAAACAACCAAAGCACTTGTTGACCTTGATGGCCGATTCTTTGGAGGTAGGGTGGTTCGTGCCTCTTTCTATGAGGAAGAAAGGTTCGACAAGAATGAACTAGCTCCAATGCCAGGAGAAATCCCTGGTTTTTCATAA
- the LOC121268501 gene encoding kxDL motif-containing protein 1-like isoform X2, giving the protein MEQAEKETVRAASEGVSREFKTLIDAEDLDSLKQLQHLILGRLQDSNAVLSHFNEYSEHCFDEVSGDFSRNTRLLRSMKSDLDYIFQKLRHMPSSGVNIICPTLTCENSKCM; this is encoded by the exons ATGGAGCAGGCGGAGAAGGAAACGGTAAGAGCGGCTTCAGAGGGGGTTTCTCGCGAGTTCAAAACCCTTATCGACGCCGAGGATTTGGACTCCCTCAAGCAATTGCAGCACCTTAT ACTGGGAAGATTGCAGGACAGCAATGCAGTACTGTCACATTTTAATGAGTATTCAGAGCATTGCTTTGATGAGGTTTCAGGGGACTTCTCTAGAAATACACGCCTTTTGAGGTCTATGAAGTCAGATCTTGATTATATATTTCAGAAACTAAG GCATATGCCATCTTCAGGAGTAAACATCATTTGCCCAACTCTGACTTGTGAGAATAGCAAGTGCATGTGA
- the LOC121268501 gene encoding kxDL motif-containing protein 1-like isoform X1 produces MEQAEKETVRAASEGVSREFKTLIDAEDLDSLKQLQHLILGRLQDSNAVLSHFNEYSEHCFDEVSGDFSRNTRLLRSMKSDLDYIFQKLRSMKSRILATYPDAFPDGSKEVLDRRPDLEMPQ; encoded by the exons ATGGAGCAGGCGGAGAAGGAAACGGTAAGAGCGGCTTCAGAGGGGGTTTCTCGCGAGTTCAAAACCCTTATCGACGCCGAGGATTTGGACTCCCTCAAGCAATTGCAGCACCTTAT ACTGGGAAGATTGCAGGACAGCAATGCAGTACTGTCACATTTTAATGAGTATTCAGAGCATTGCTTTGATGAGGTTTCAGGGGACTTCTCTAGAAATACACGCCTTTTGAGGTCTATGAAGTCAGATCTTGATTATATATTTCAGAAACTAAG GAGCATGAAATCAAGGATTTTGGCCACCTATCCAGATGCATTTCCAGATGGTTCAAAGGAAGTACTTGACCGGAGACCAGACCTTGAAATGCCTCAGTAA